A portion of the Cryptomeria japonica chromosome 5, Sugi_1.0, whole genome shotgun sequence genome contains these proteins:
- the LOC131051429 gene encoding L-gulonolactone oxidase 3-like: MNMMIFLLFILCFTPVSICTEAKVKACPPAPSLQCTSDGCEIFNYQGIWEDRSICKATNVAWPTSEPQLLRAVAHAVQTNQKIKVVSRHAHSLSKLVCVDSEGLIISTQNYDSVIEVNRKAMTITVQSGTMMSDVIEAAAKQGLALPAMTYISGVSAAGVISTGAHGSSFAGKGSGVYEYVVGMRIVVPGSPFDGYAKIITLTEADEDLKAARLALGTLGAISEITFSLRPMFKRSVSVSAIFVANDRVSVDVAGDGSNSILGTPTTVADIETRAYLLDSVQAKADVVAICNLVGNRTLRSAANGYGFLNHEKVFTGYPVVGFNYRMQTSGECEQVPGQKDERCTPTQILDKNETTCSWDRRVHTSLYFDVELRVPLSRFREAMKDVKKIRDLNPERMCDQTIISLRSIKKSEAYLGPTEDLVTMELITYRPREAGTPKWNEDVFEEIEQMVIEKYGGGLHWGKSGGYLFGGLAKRTVSLEGFLKVKERFDPDGVFSNDWTDGLFGIGDKGVEELRDGCALDKLCKCREDSHCAPEKGFLCKEGRVWEYARVCRKNNMESWFLTSE, from the exons ATGAACATGATGATTTTCCTTTTGTTTATCTTGTGTTTCACGCCAGTGTCGATCTGCACAGAAGCAAAAGTAAAAGCCTGCCCGCCTGCTCCATCCCTGCAATGCACAAGCGATGGATGCGAAATCTTCAATTACCAGGGCATATGGGAGGACCGATCCATTTGTAAGGCGACCAACGTGGCATGGCCTACCTCAGAACCCCAGCTCCTGCGCGCTGTTGCCCACGCTGTTCAGACCAACCAGAAGATCAAGGTGGTGAGCAGACATGCTCACAGTCTATCAAAGCTCGTCTGTGTGGACAGCGAAGGACTCATCATTTCAACCCAAAATTATGACTCCGTCATTGAAGTGAATAGAAAGGCCATGACAATCACTGTCCAATCCGGAACGATGATGAGTGATGTGATTGAAGCAGCTGCGAAGCAAGGCCTCGCTCTACCGGCCATGACTTACATCAGCGGAGTTTCTGCAGCCGGCGTTATTTCCACCGGAGCCCATGGCAGCAGTTTCGCCGGGAAAGGCAGCGGAGTTTATGAATACGTGGTGGGAATGAGAATCGTAGTTCCTGGTTCTCCTTTCGATGGTTATGCAAAGATCATAACTTTGACTGAAGCAGATGAAGATCTGAAGGCTGCCAGATTGGCTCTGGGAACACTGGGAGCAATTTCAGAGATAACATTCTCTTTGCGGCCCATGTTTAAACGATCGGTCTCCGTGTCA GCGATTTTTGTAGCCAACGATCGAGTTTCTGTTGATGTTGCAGGAGACGGCAGCAATTCAATTCTTGGTACTCCCACCACAGTCGCGGACATTGAAACAAGGGCTTATCTGT TGGATTCAGTCCAGGCAAAAGCCGACGTGGTTGCAATTTGCAACCTTGTTGGTAACCGAACACTTCGATCTGCGGCGAATGGCTACGGGTTCTTGAATCACGAAAAAGTTTTCACAGGTTACCCCGTGGTAGGTTTCAATTATCGTATGCAGACATCTGGTGAGTGCGAACAAGTCCCTGGACAAAAAGATGAGAGGTGTACTCCAACCCAAATTTTAGATAAAAATGAGACCACATGTAGCTGGGACCGTCGCGTGCACACGTCTTTGTACTTTGACGTGGAATTGAGAGTGCCTTTGTCTAGATTCCGAGAAGCCATGAAGGATGTAAAGAAAATAAGAGATTTGAATCCTGAAAGGATGTGTGACCAAACTATAATAAGTTTGAGGTCTATTAAGAAGTCTGAGGCGTACCTGGGACCCACTGAGGATCTGGTGACGATGGAGCTCATAACCTATCGACCAAGGGAAGCCGGTACGCCCAAGTGGAATGAAGATGTCTTTGAAGAGATCGAACAGATGGTGATCGAGAAGTATGGAGGGGGGCTGCATTGGGGAAAGTCTGGAGGTTACTTGTTTGGAGGGTTGGCCAAACGGACTGTGAGTTTGGAAGGCTTTTTGAAGGTAAAGGAAAGGTTTGATCCAGACGGAGTGTTTTCCAATGACTGGACAGACGGCTTGTTTGGAATTGGAGACAAAGGTGTGGAGGAGTTGAGAGATGGATGTGCACTAGACAAATTGTGTAAATGTAGAGAGGATAGTCACTGTGCTCCAGAGAAAGGCTTTCTCTGTAAGGAAGGGAGAGTATGGGAGTATGCTCGTGTTTGTAGGAAGAACAATATGGAAAGCTGGTTTTTAACATCTGAATAA
- the LOC131051430 gene encoding L-gulonolactone oxidase 3-like: MVDFVANDRVSIDVSGDGSNSILGTPTTVANIETSAYLFYSLQAEADVVAICNIIGNLTIQAAANGNGFLNDGENFRGYPVVGFNHRMQTSGKCEQIPKHKDESCTPTQILDKNESTCTWDRRVHTSLFFDVELRVPLSRFRDAVKDVKKIRDLNPQRMCDQSLIAFRSIKKSEVYLGRAEDQVTMELLTYQPREAGTPKWNEDLYEEIEQMVIEKYGGGLHWGKSGGHLFG, translated from the exons ATGGTGGATTTTGTCGCCAACGATCGCGTTTCTATTGATGTTTCTGGAGACGGCAGCAACTCAATCCTTGGTACTCCCACCACAGTCGCTAATATTGAAACAAGTGCTTATTTAT TCTATTCACTCCAGGCAGAGGCAGACGTGGTTGCAATTTGCAATATTATTGGAAACCTAACGATTCAAGCTGCGGCAAATGGCAACGGGTTTTTGAATGACGGAGAAAATTTTAGAGGTTACCCAGTGGTAGGTTTCAATCATCGCATGCAGACATCTGGTAAATGCGAACAAATCCCTAAACATAAAGATGAGAGCTGTACCCCCACCCAAATTTTAGATAAAAATGAGAGCACATGTACGTGGGACCGTCGCGTGCACACGTCTTTGTTCTTTGACGTTGAACTGAGAGTGCCTCTGTCTCGATTCCGAGATGCCGTGAAGGATGTAAAGAAAATAAGAGATTTGAATCCCCAAAGGATGTGTGACCAATCTTTAATAGCTTTTAGGTCTATTAAGAAGTCGGAGGTGTACCTGGGACGTGCTGAGGATCAGGTGACGATGGAGCTACTAACTTATCAACCAAGGGAAGCGGGTACGCCCAAATGGAATGAAGATTTGTATGAAGAGATAGAGCAGATGGTGATCGAGAAGTATGGAGGGGGACTCCATTGGGGAAAGTCTGGAGGTCACTTGTTCGGATAG
- the LOC131875855 gene encoding L-gulonolactone oxidase 5-like, with the protein MTIRTPCIFASVYIVFHASVLCRHKSNGMPAWSIPALHKRECEVFNYLGIWEDRSICKAGSVAWPTSELQLIRAVAHTVQNNHKIRVVSIYSHSLSKLVCVENEGLIISTQNYDSVIQVNRKAMTITVQGGTLMRDVIEVAAKHGLALPAMPYITGVSAAGVISTGAHGSSLAGKGSGVYEYVVGMRIVVPASPSQGYAKIITLTEADADL; encoded by the coding sequence ATGACGATACGCACACCTTGCATTTTTGCTTCTGTTTATATTGTATTTCACGCCAGTGTTCTGTGCAGACACAAAAGTAATGGCATGCCCGCCTGGTCTATCCCTGCACTGCACAAGCGAGAATGTGAAGTCTTCAATTACCTGGGCATATGGGAGGACCGATCCATTTGTAAGGCGGGCAGCGTTGCATGGCCTACTTCAGAGCTCCAACTCATCCGTGCTGTTGCCCACACTGTtcaaaacaaccacaagatcaGAGTCGTGAGCATATATTCGCACAGCCTCTCAAAGCTCGTCTGTGTTGAGAACGAAGGACTCATCATTTCAACCCAAAATTATGACTCCGTTATCCAAGTAAATAGAAAGGCCATGACAATAACCGTCCAAGGAGGAACGCTCATGAGAGACGTGATCGAAGTAGCTGCAAAGCATGGCCTCGCTCTGCCCGCCATGCCTTACATCACCGGAGTTTCTGCAGCCGGCGTTATTTCCACTGGAGCCCACGGCAGCAGCCTCGCTGGGAAAGGCAGTGGAGTTTATGAGTACGTGGTGGGAATGAGAATCGTAGTGCCTGCGTCTCCTTCCCAAGGCTATGCAAAGATCATAACTTTGACAGAAGCAGACGCAGATCTATAG